One window of Botrimarina mediterranea genomic DNA carries:
- a CDS encoding transposase, with amino-acid sequence MPDYAGFLITWTTYGTWLPGDARGWRERSRGVKQARPLLETWCRNKQVHDAVLLRECDRQTVEAACREHCHYRGWELIAVNARTNHVHVVVLAGASPQAVRGQLKANCTRRLRRQADPLKAERTWSRGGDCQILPHEKALEDAVMYVLEGQ; translated from the coding sequence ATGCCTGATTACGCCGGCTTCTTGATCACCTGGACCACCTACGGAACCTGGCTGCCCGGCGACGCCCGTGGCTGGCGAGAGCGTAGCCGCGGCGTCAAACAGGCACGGCCGCTGCTCGAAACGTGGTGTCGCAACAAGCAAGTCCACGACGCTGTTCTGCTGCGCGAATGCGATCGGCAGACCGTCGAAGCGGCATGTCGTGAGCATTGCCACTACCGAGGGTGGGAGCTAATCGCGGTAAACGCCCGGACGAATCACGTCCATGTCGTGGTGCTCGCCGGCGCCTCACCCCAAGCGGTGCGCGGTCAATTGAAGGCGAATTGCACTCGGCGTCTCCGCCGACAAGCCGATCCGCTGAAGGCGGAAAGAACTTGGAGCCGCGGCGGCGACTGTCAGATATTGCCCCATGAAAAGGCGTTAGAGGACGCCGTGATGTATGTCCTAGAAGGCCAGTAG